In Primulina eburnea isolate SZY01 chromosome 3, ASM2296580v1, whole genome shotgun sequence, one DNA window encodes the following:
- the LOC140826495 gene encoding uncharacterized protein isoform X5 — translation MSDESLPSNQVPVQGFSCGISYGNYSHQGMTDQRSALPLESEVRQENEGWHELTLRKVLKPAPSDPDTSLDPLEQKFLYSTDENILGSSFSRSIDNGLEKFASTALEHASYTDRFPTIQSGSWSALMQSAVAETSSGDGGLQEEWSGLNFQNSELLTDNQTSNYIGIVKQNSNWVDTDLQNSSLLSVRTEIVPDDSNINGSSPGFQQSNPQYLRQKEGFHSESLHVSNQYSPTNNSLYSCQQKHPTGCSQLFQGSSFPKIRLGQRKEHSKNYVCHLSNKSQPGLNSSGLDAEFHSVADHELRGTIWPHGSTLCEIQKPFDQVDHQMMVDQQNIHGYSIESEKISSGMNDEPIQVLRASSDLYSQSMIYQASNTMLDLLNKDRLSINHAPEMHLSAKISAHNESPRTETSVAACAKPCNNSPISLDQRTPQSSLPVGNSCSTYPSGHNVNDRFENQHAPASLKPIDLATNGLVYSSDSSMLKNANFISSELPVLKNQQVTQAAVTSVSSQHVGFPTGLFSRWVDVTTQPFALSSKPQKSPNFFRSLNSENISLKTSSVLPNEQPSINSPGQEYNAQGFCASSAKPEYHEQQLVAESFLQKDSTEIINSFSVSSYNHDQDLYRENHLEANVVASSSLMTQSHQPSNKLEQNDIESPYQSLISLQLAQYISKHDGTLKNGQLFPIYDSKAPSNTVKRFSGMAIESSMLPSIAATFIVSEQSSPNKLPSYATCQNMAVSKPKKRKVAFDMVPWHKEVKYDSFMLQNIRVAELEWAEASSRRPEEVKNEVEILEDMQSRFRAKRRLVFATQLMQQVFQPAPAVILSSDACSNCDGVTYFASRFSFADACLVTSNSQMPSDGNAMSRDKLKTYKRCTASDFSEAVEGLVGKVKKLEGELLRMDESLSIVDIKVESQELAKFSIINRFAKFHIMAQPTGADSVASNGTSKVSKKYPQRYVSAHPIPKTVPEGTGFMTSHLHLTFKGWSRDGELGSLK, via the exons ATGTCAGATGAGTCTTTACCATCCAATCAAGTTCCTGTTCAAGGTTTTAGCTGTGGAATCTCATATGGAAATTACTCCCATCAAGGAATGACAGATCAGAGGAGTGCATTACCTCTGGAATCTGAGGTGAGACAAGAGAATGAGGGTTGGCATGAACTCACTCTGAGGAAAGTATTGAAACCTGCTCCGTCCGATCCTGATACTTCTCTTGACCCATTGGAGCAGAAGTTCTTATACAGTACAGATGAAAACATTTTGGGATCTTCATTTAGCAGGAGTATAGATAATGGCTTGGAAAAATTTGCGAGTACTGCATTGGAACACGCATCTTACACTGACAGATTTCCCACTATTCAAAGTGGTAGCTGGAGTGCGCTGATGCAGTCTGCCGTGGCAGAAACTTCTAGTGGTGATGGTGGGTTACAAGAAGAATGGAGTGGATTGAACTTTCAGAACTCAGAACTATTAACTGATAATCAAACCTCCAATTACATTGGTATTGTGAAGCAGAACAGCAATTGGGTCGATACAGACTTACAAAATTCCTCCCTTCTAAGTGTGAGAACTGAGATTGTGCCGGATGATTCAAATATAAATGGCTCATCCCCTGGTTTTCAACAGTCAAATCCCCAATATTTGAGGCAGAAAGAGGGATTTCACTCAGAATCTTTACATGTTTCCAACCAATACTCCCCTACAAATAATAGCCTGTATAGCTGTCAGCAGAAGCATCCTACGGGTTGTAGTCAGCTGTTTCAAGGTTCGAGTTTTCCCAAGATTAGGTTAGGTCAACGAAAAGAGCATTCAAAAAATTATGTATGTCATCTTAGCAATAAAAGCCAGCCCGGCCTTAATAGCTCAG GACTTGATGCTGAGTTTCACTCTGTTGCAGATCATGAATTGAGAGGCACCATATGGCCTCATGGAAGTACCCTTTGTGAGATTCAAAAGCCATTTGACCAGGTCGATCATCAAATGATG GTGGACCAGCAGAATATTCATGGTTATTCGATAGAATCGGAGAAGATATCTTCTGGAATGAACGATGAACCTATACAAGTTCTAAGAGCTTCTTCTGATCTTTATAGTCAAAGTATGATTTATCAGGCAAG CAACACTATGCTTGATCTTCTTAACAAGGATAGGCTATCCATCAATCATGCACCTGAAATGCACTTAAGTGcaaaaatctcagctcacaatGAATCACCACGAACTGAAACTTCTGTTGCAGCATGTGCCAAGCCATGCAATAATTCTCCTATTTCACTGGATCAGCGGACTCCGCAGTCATCTTTGCCCGTG GGGAACTCATGTTCAACTTATCCTTCAGGCCATAATGTGAATGATCGTTTTGAGAACCAACATGCTCCAGCTTCACTTAAACCAATTGACTTGGCTACTAATGGCCTTGTTTATAGTTCTGACAGTTCTATGCTTAAAAATGCCAACTTTATAAGTTCAGAACTTCCAGTATTGAAGAATCAGCAAGTCACTCAAGCTGCAGTGACTTCAGTTTCATCACAACACGTGGGATTTCCGACTGGACTATTCTCTCGATGGGTAGATGTGACCACTCAGCCTTTTGCTTTGTCCTCCAAGCCTCAAAAATCTCCCAATTTCTTTCGTTCTCTCAATTCAGAAAATATCAGCCTAAAAACTAGCTCGGTGCTGCCAAATGAGCAGCCTAGTATAAATTCGCCTGGACAAGAATATAATGCGCAGGGGTTTTGTGCATCTTCAGCGAAACCAGAATATCATGAACAGCAGTTGGTTGCAGAAAGTTTTCTCCAGAAGGACTCGACTGAGATAATTAATTCTTTCTCAGTAAGCAGTTATAATCATGATCAGGATTTGTATAGAGAGAATCACTTGGAAGCAAATGTTGTTGCTTCTAGTTCACTGATGACACAGTCACATCAGCCCTCTAATAAACTGGAACAAAATGACATTGAATCGCCTTATCAGTCGCTGATCAGTTTGCAGTTAGCCCAATATATTTCTAAGCATGATGGGACTTTGAAAAATGGTCAATTGTTCCCAATTTATGATTCAAAAGCTCCTAGCAATACTGTAAAACGATTCTCAGGGATGGCAATTGAAAGCAGTATGTTGCCGTCTATCGCAGCCACCTTTATAGTGAGTGAGCAATCGTCCCCTAATAAGTTGCCTTCATATGCCACATGTCAAAATATGGCAGTTTCAAAACCAAAGAAACGCAAAGTTGCATTTGACATGGTACCTTGGCACAAAGAAGTAAAATATGATTCATTCATGCTTCAAAATATCAG AGTGGCTGAGTTAGAATGGGCGGAAGCTTCCAGTAGAAGACCTGAAGAA GTTAAAAATGAAGTTGAAATCCTTGAAGATATGCAATCCAGGTTTCGAGCAAAAAGAAGGCTTGTTTTTGCAACTCAGCTTATGCAACAGGTCTTTCAACCTGCACCTGCAGTTATTCTCTCCTCAGATGCCTGTTCAAATTGTGATGGGGTGACCTATTTTGCTTCAAGATTCAGCTTTGCAGATGCATGCCTGGTGACTAGTAACTCTCAAATGCCATCAGATGGAAATGCCAT GTCACGTGACAAGTTAAAGACTTATAAAAGATGTACTGCCTCTGATTTCTCCGAAGCTGTTGAAGGCTTAGTTGGCAAAGTGAAGAAGCTTGAAGGTGAATTGTTAAG AATGGACGAGAGTTTATCAATTGTGGACATCAAGGTGGAATCCCAGGAACTGGCCAAGTTCTCTATTATCAATCGTTTTGCAAAGTTCCACATCATGGCCCAGCCAACTGGGGCTGATTCTGTAGCATCTAATGGCACGTCAAAAGTTTCCAAGAAATACCCCCAGAGATATGTTTCAGCACATCCAATACCTAAAACAGTACCAGAAGGAACAG GGTTCATGACGTCACATTTGCATCTAACATTCAAGGGATGGTCAAGGGATGGGGAACTAGGCTCTCTTAAATAA
- the LOC140826495 gene encoding uncharacterized protein isoform X3, which produces MSDESLPSNQVPVQGFSCGISYGNYSHQGMTDQRSALPLESEVRQENEGWHELTLRKVLKPAPSDPDTSLDPLEQKFLYSTDENILGSSFSRSIDNGLEKFASTALEHASYTDRFPTIQSGSWSALMQSAVAETSSGDGGLQEEWSGLNFQNSELLTDNQTSNYIGIVKQNSNWVDTDLQNSSLLSVRTEIVPDDSNINGSSPGFQQSNPQYLRQKEGFHSESLHVSNQYSPTNNSLYSCQQKHPTGCSQLFQGSSFPKIRLGQRKEHSKNYVCHLSNKSQPGLNSSDHELRGTIWPHGSTLCEIQKPFDQVDHQMMVDQQNIHGYSIESEKISSGMNDEPIQVLRASSDLYSQSMIYQASNTMLDLLNKDRLSINHAPEMHLSAKISAHNESPRTETSVAACAKPCNNSPISLDQRTPQSSLPVGNSCSTYPSGHNVNDRFENQHAPASLKPIDLATNGLVYSSDSSMLKNANFISSELPVLKNQQVTQAAVTSVSSQHVGFPTGLFSRWVDVTTQPFALSSKPQKSPNFFRSLNSENISLKTSSVLPNEQPSINSPGQEYNAQGFCASSAKPEYHEQQLVAESFLQKDSTEIINSFSVSSYNHDQDLYRENHLEANVVASSSLMTQSHQPSNKLEQNDIESPYQSLISLQLAQYISKHDGTLKNGQLFPIYDSKAPSNTVKRFSGMAIESSMLPSIAATFIVSEQSSPNKLPSYATCQNMAVSKPKKRKVAFDMVPWHKEVKYDSFMLQNIRVAELEWAEASSRRPEEVKNEVEILEDMQSRFRAKRRLVFATQLMQQVFQPAPAVILSSDACSNCDGVTYFASRFSFADACLVTSNSQMPSDGNAMSRDKLKTYKRCTASDFSEAVEGLVGKVKKLEGELLRMDESLSIVDIKVESQELAKFSIINRFAKFHIMAQPTGADSVASNGTSKVSKKYPQRYVSAHPIPKTVPEGTDLLILHVKEDWGKFPEISASESGFMTSHLHLTFKGWSRDGELGSLK; this is translated from the exons ATGTCAGATGAGTCTTTACCATCCAATCAAGTTCCTGTTCAAGGTTTTAGCTGTGGAATCTCATATGGAAATTACTCCCATCAAGGAATGACAGATCAGAGGAGTGCATTACCTCTGGAATCTGAGGTGAGACAAGAGAATGAGGGTTGGCATGAACTCACTCTGAGGAAAGTATTGAAACCTGCTCCGTCCGATCCTGATACTTCTCTTGACCCATTGGAGCAGAAGTTCTTATACAGTACAGATGAAAACATTTTGGGATCTTCATTTAGCAGGAGTATAGATAATGGCTTGGAAAAATTTGCGAGTACTGCATTGGAACACGCATCTTACACTGACAGATTTCCCACTATTCAAAGTGGTAGCTGGAGTGCGCTGATGCAGTCTGCCGTGGCAGAAACTTCTAGTGGTGATGGTGGGTTACAAGAAGAATGGAGTGGATTGAACTTTCAGAACTCAGAACTATTAACTGATAATCAAACCTCCAATTACATTGGTATTGTGAAGCAGAACAGCAATTGGGTCGATACAGACTTACAAAATTCCTCCCTTCTAAGTGTGAGAACTGAGATTGTGCCGGATGATTCAAATATAAATGGCTCATCCCCTGGTTTTCAACAGTCAAATCCCCAATATTTGAGGCAGAAAGAGGGATTTCACTCAGAATCTTTACATGTTTCCAACCAATACTCCCCTACAAATAATAGCCTGTATAGCTGTCAGCAGAAGCATCCTACGGGTTGTAGTCAGCTGTTTCAAGGTTCGAGTTTTCCCAAGATTAGGTTAGGTCAACGAAAAGAGCATTCAAAAAATTATGTATGTCATCTTAGCAATAAAAGCCAGCCCGGCCTTAATAGCTCAG ATCATGAATTGAGAGGCACCATATGGCCTCATGGAAGTACCCTTTGTGAGATTCAAAAGCCATTTGACCAGGTCGATCATCAAATGATG GTGGACCAGCAGAATATTCATGGTTATTCGATAGAATCGGAGAAGATATCTTCTGGAATGAACGATGAACCTATACAAGTTCTAAGAGCTTCTTCTGATCTTTATAGTCAAAGTATGATTTATCAGGCAAG CAACACTATGCTTGATCTTCTTAACAAGGATAGGCTATCCATCAATCATGCACCTGAAATGCACTTAAGTGcaaaaatctcagctcacaatGAATCACCACGAACTGAAACTTCTGTTGCAGCATGTGCCAAGCCATGCAATAATTCTCCTATTTCACTGGATCAGCGGACTCCGCAGTCATCTTTGCCCGTG GGGAACTCATGTTCAACTTATCCTTCAGGCCATAATGTGAATGATCGTTTTGAGAACCAACATGCTCCAGCTTCACTTAAACCAATTGACTTGGCTACTAATGGCCTTGTTTATAGTTCTGACAGTTCTATGCTTAAAAATGCCAACTTTATAAGTTCAGAACTTCCAGTATTGAAGAATCAGCAAGTCACTCAAGCTGCAGTGACTTCAGTTTCATCACAACACGTGGGATTTCCGACTGGACTATTCTCTCGATGGGTAGATGTGACCACTCAGCCTTTTGCTTTGTCCTCCAAGCCTCAAAAATCTCCCAATTTCTTTCGTTCTCTCAATTCAGAAAATATCAGCCTAAAAACTAGCTCGGTGCTGCCAAATGAGCAGCCTAGTATAAATTCGCCTGGACAAGAATATAATGCGCAGGGGTTTTGTGCATCTTCAGCGAAACCAGAATATCATGAACAGCAGTTGGTTGCAGAAAGTTTTCTCCAGAAGGACTCGACTGAGATAATTAATTCTTTCTCAGTAAGCAGTTATAATCATGATCAGGATTTGTATAGAGAGAATCACTTGGAAGCAAATGTTGTTGCTTCTAGTTCACTGATGACACAGTCACATCAGCCCTCTAATAAACTGGAACAAAATGACATTGAATCGCCTTATCAGTCGCTGATCAGTTTGCAGTTAGCCCAATATATTTCTAAGCATGATGGGACTTTGAAAAATGGTCAATTGTTCCCAATTTATGATTCAAAAGCTCCTAGCAATACTGTAAAACGATTCTCAGGGATGGCAATTGAAAGCAGTATGTTGCCGTCTATCGCAGCCACCTTTATAGTGAGTGAGCAATCGTCCCCTAATAAGTTGCCTTCATATGCCACATGTCAAAATATGGCAGTTTCAAAACCAAAGAAACGCAAAGTTGCATTTGACATGGTACCTTGGCACAAAGAAGTAAAATATGATTCATTCATGCTTCAAAATATCAG AGTGGCTGAGTTAGAATGGGCGGAAGCTTCCAGTAGAAGACCTGAAGAA GTTAAAAATGAAGTTGAAATCCTTGAAGATATGCAATCCAGGTTTCGAGCAAAAAGAAGGCTTGTTTTTGCAACTCAGCTTATGCAACAGGTCTTTCAACCTGCACCTGCAGTTATTCTCTCCTCAGATGCCTGTTCAAATTGTGATGGGGTGACCTATTTTGCTTCAAGATTCAGCTTTGCAGATGCATGCCTGGTGACTAGTAACTCTCAAATGCCATCAGATGGAAATGCCAT GTCACGTGACAAGTTAAAGACTTATAAAAGATGTACTGCCTCTGATTTCTCCGAAGCTGTTGAAGGCTTAGTTGGCAAAGTGAAGAAGCTTGAAGGTGAATTGTTAAG AATGGACGAGAGTTTATCAATTGTGGACATCAAGGTGGAATCCCAGGAACTGGCCAAGTTCTCTATTATCAATCGTTTTGCAAAGTTCCACATCATGGCCCAGCCAACTGGGGCTGATTCTGTAGCATCTAATGGCACGTCAAAAGTTTCCAAGAAATACCCCCAGAGATATGTTTCAGCACATCCAATACCTAAAACAGTACCAGAAGGAACAG ATTTGCTCATTTTGCACGTAAAAGAGGACTGGGGAAAATTTCCTGAAATCAGTGCAAGTGAATCAG GGTTCATGACGTCACATTTGCATCTAACATTCAAGGGATGGTCAAGGGATGGGGAACTAGGCTCTCTTAAATAA
- the LOC140826495 gene encoding uncharacterized protein isoform X7 — protein sequence MSDESLPSNQVPVQGFSCGISYGNYSHQGMTDQRSALPLESEVRQENEGWHELTLRKVLKPAPSDPDTSLDPLEQKFLYSTDENILGSSFSRSIDNGLEKFASTALEHASYTDRFPTIQSGSWSALMQSAVAETSSGDGGLQEEWSGLNFQNSELLTDNQTSNYIGIVKQNSNWVDTDLQNSSLLSVRTEIVPDDSNINGSSPGFQQSNPQYLRQKEGFHSESLHVSNQYSPTNNSLYSCQQKHPTGCSQLFQGSSFPKIRLGQRKEHSKNYVCHLSNKSQPGLNSSGLDAEFHSVADHELRGTIWPHGSTLCEIQKPFDQVDHQMMVDQQNIHGYSIESEKISSGMNDEPIQVLRASSDLYSQSMIYQASNTMLDLLNKDRLSINHAPEMHLSAKISAHNESPRTETSVAACAKPCNNSPISLDQRTPQSSLPVGNSCSTYPSGHNVNDRFENQHAPASLKPIDLATNGLVYSSDSSMLKNANFISSELPVLKNQQVTQAAVTSVSSQHVGFPTGLFSRWVDVTTQPFALSSKPQKSPNFFRSLNSENISLKTSSVLPNEQPSINSPGQEYNAQGFCASSAKPEYHEQQLVAESFLQKDSTEIINSFSVSSYNHDQDLYRENHLEANVVASSSLMTQSHQPSNKLEQNDIESPYQSLISLQLAQYISKHDGTLKNGQLFPIYDSKAPSNTVKRFSGMAIESSMLPSIAATFIVSEQSSPNKLPSYATCQNMAVSKPKKRKVAFDMVPWHKEVKYDSFMLQNIRVAELEWAEASSRRPEEVKNEVEILEDMQSRFRAKRRLVFATQLMQQVFQPAPAVILSSDACSNCDGVTYFASRFSFADACLVTSNSQMPSDGNAMSRDKLKTYKRCTASDFSEAVEGLVGKVKKLEGELLSM from the exons ATGTCAGATGAGTCTTTACCATCCAATCAAGTTCCTGTTCAAGGTTTTAGCTGTGGAATCTCATATGGAAATTACTCCCATCAAGGAATGACAGATCAGAGGAGTGCATTACCTCTGGAATCTGAGGTGAGACAAGAGAATGAGGGTTGGCATGAACTCACTCTGAGGAAAGTATTGAAACCTGCTCCGTCCGATCCTGATACTTCTCTTGACCCATTGGAGCAGAAGTTCTTATACAGTACAGATGAAAACATTTTGGGATCTTCATTTAGCAGGAGTATAGATAATGGCTTGGAAAAATTTGCGAGTACTGCATTGGAACACGCATCTTACACTGACAGATTTCCCACTATTCAAAGTGGTAGCTGGAGTGCGCTGATGCAGTCTGCCGTGGCAGAAACTTCTAGTGGTGATGGTGGGTTACAAGAAGAATGGAGTGGATTGAACTTTCAGAACTCAGAACTATTAACTGATAATCAAACCTCCAATTACATTGGTATTGTGAAGCAGAACAGCAATTGGGTCGATACAGACTTACAAAATTCCTCCCTTCTAAGTGTGAGAACTGAGATTGTGCCGGATGATTCAAATATAAATGGCTCATCCCCTGGTTTTCAACAGTCAAATCCCCAATATTTGAGGCAGAAAGAGGGATTTCACTCAGAATCTTTACATGTTTCCAACCAATACTCCCCTACAAATAATAGCCTGTATAGCTGTCAGCAGAAGCATCCTACGGGTTGTAGTCAGCTGTTTCAAGGTTCGAGTTTTCCCAAGATTAGGTTAGGTCAACGAAAAGAGCATTCAAAAAATTATGTATGTCATCTTAGCAATAAAAGCCAGCCCGGCCTTAATAGCTCAG GACTTGATGCTGAGTTTCACTCTGTTGCAGATCATGAATTGAGAGGCACCATATGGCCTCATGGAAGTACCCTTTGTGAGATTCAAAAGCCATTTGACCAGGTCGATCATCAAATGATG GTGGACCAGCAGAATATTCATGGTTATTCGATAGAATCGGAGAAGATATCTTCTGGAATGAACGATGAACCTATACAAGTTCTAAGAGCTTCTTCTGATCTTTATAGTCAAAGTATGATTTATCAGGCAAG CAACACTATGCTTGATCTTCTTAACAAGGATAGGCTATCCATCAATCATGCACCTGAAATGCACTTAAGTGcaaaaatctcagctcacaatGAATCACCACGAACTGAAACTTCTGTTGCAGCATGTGCCAAGCCATGCAATAATTCTCCTATTTCACTGGATCAGCGGACTCCGCAGTCATCTTTGCCCGTG GGGAACTCATGTTCAACTTATCCTTCAGGCCATAATGTGAATGATCGTTTTGAGAACCAACATGCTCCAGCTTCACTTAAACCAATTGACTTGGCTACTAATGGCCTTGTTTATAGTTCTGACAGTTCTATGCTTAAAAATGCCAACTTTATAAGTTCAGAACTTCCAGTATTGAAGAATCAGCAAGTCACTCAAGCTGCAGTGACTTCAGTTTCATCACAACACGTGGGATTTCCGACTGGACTATTCTCTCGATGGGTAGATGTGACCACTCAGCCTTTTGCTTTGTCCTCCAAGCCTCAAAAATCTCCCAATTTCTTTCGTTCTCTCAATTCAGAAAATATCAGCCTAAAAACTAGCTCGGTGCTGCCAAATGAGCAGCCTAGTATAAATTCGCCTGGACAAGAATATAATGCGCAGGGGTTTTGTGCATCTTCAGCGAAACCAGAATATCATGAACAGCAGTTGGTTGCAGAAAGTTTTCTCCAGAAGGACTCGACTGAGATAATTAATTCTTTCTCAGTAAGCAGTTATAATCATGATCAGGATTTGTATAGAGAGAATCACTTGGAAGCAAATGTTGTTGCTTCTAGTTCACTGATGACACAGTCACATCAGCCCTCTAATAAACTGGAACAAAATGACATTGAATCGCCTTATCAGTCGCTGATCAGTTTGCAGTTAGCCCAATATATTTCTAAGCATGATGGGACTTTGAAAAATGGTCAATTGTTCCCAATTTATGATTCAAAAGCTCCTAGCAATACTGTAAAACGATTCTCAGGGATGGCAATTGAAAGCAGTATGTTGCCGTCTATCGCAGCCACCTTTATAGTGAGTGAGCAATCGTCCCCTAATAAGTTGCCTTCATATGCCACATGTCAAAATATGGCAGTTTCAAAACCAAAGAAACGCAAAGTTGCATTTGACATGGTACCTTGGCACAAAGAAGTAAAATATGATTCATTCATGCTTCAAAATATCAG AGTGGCTGAGTTAGAATGGGCGGAAGCTTCCAGTAGAAGACCTGAAGAA GTTAAAAATGAAGTTGAAATCCTTGAAGATATGCAATCCAGGTTTCGAGCAAAAAGAAGGCTTGTTTTTGCAACTCAGCTTATGCAACAGGTCTTTCAACCTGCACCTGCAGTTATTCTCTCCTCAGATGCCTGTTCAAATTGTGATGGGGTGACCTATTTTGCTTCAAGATTCAGCTTTGCAGATGCATGCCTGGTGACTAGTAACTCTCAAATGCCATCAGATGGAAATGCCAT GTCACGTGACAAGTTAAAGACTTATAAAAGATGTACTGCCTCTGATTTCTCCGAAGCTGTTGAAGGCTTAGTTGGCAAAGTGAAGAAGCTTGAAGGTGAATTGTTAAG TATGTGA